CTGTCTGACGGACAAGGAACCAGCATGTCCCCGCAAGGGCATCTGCAAAACTCTCCCCCTTTGGACCGAATATCACCAGCTGGTACACGACTTCTTCTATGGCAAAAAATTAAGCGACCTGCTATAAGACAGCACAATAACGACACGAATGGAGATACTTTAATGGAAAAGAATTGCCCCACCTATCGAAACTATGTTGAAATCCTCAGACGCGAGCTGGTTCCGGCAATGGGCTGCACGGAACCCATTGCCATTGCCTACTGCGCTGCCAAAGCAAGAGCCGTCTTAGGCTGCCTGCCGGACAAGGTCACCATCGCCGCCAGCGGCAACATCATCAAGAACGTCAAGAGCGTTATCGTGCCTAACACCGGCGGCCGCAAAGGCATTGAAGCGGCTGCTGCCATTGGCATTGTGGCCGGGGACGAAGAAGCAGGCCTCGAAGTCATCGCCCATGCCAAGGATGAAGACAAGGCCAAGCTCGCAGATTACATGAAGCAGACGGAACTGCGCGTAGAGTTTGCCGAGTCCGACCATGTACTCGATATTATCGTCACGGCCAGCAAAGGCGCAGATACGGTGGAAGTTCAGGTGGTCAATGAGCACACCAATATCGTCAAAATCACCCGCAACGACCAGGTCCTTCTCGAAAAGGAAATCGTAAACACCGTGGACACGGGCAAGCCGGACTACGAATGCCTGACCATTGAAAATATCTACGACTTTGCCATGAGCTGCGATTTGGCCGATGTGCAGGAGATTATCGACCGCCAAATTGCCTATAACACGGCCATTGCCGAAGAAGGCCTCAAAAGCGACTACGGCGCCAATATCGGCAAGACCCTCTTAAAAGCCTACGGAAACTCCGTCCATATCCGGGCCAGAGCCAAGGCTGCCGCCGGTTCCGATGCTCGCATGAACGGCTGCGAACTGCCGGTCGTCATCAACTCCGGCAGCGGCAATCAGGGCATGACCGTTTCCCTGCCCGTCATTGAATACGCCAAGGAATTAGGCGCGGATAAAGAAAAACTCTATCGCGCCCTCGTGCTGGCCAATCTCGTTACCCTCCACGAAAAGGAAGGCATTGGCCGCCTGTCTGCCTACTGCGGTGCCGTCAGCGCCGGAGCCGGGGCTGGTGCCGGCATTGCCTGGCTCTGCAGCGGCGACTACAAATCCGTCATCCACACCATCGTCAATGCGCTGGCCATCACCTCCGGCATTGTCTGTGACGGCGCCAAGGCCTCCTGTGCCGCCAAGATTTCTGCTGCCGTGGATGCGGGTATCCTAGGCTTTGAGATGTACCGCAACGGCCAGCAGTTCTACGGCGGTGACGGCCTCGTCGAAAAGGGCGTGGAAAACACCATCCGCAACATCAGCCGCCTCGGACGCATCGGCATGAAAGAAACCGACAAGGAAATCATCAGCATGATGATTGGCAAATAAATACGCGCAAGCTATGGGGAGGATGTTCCTTATGATAACAGCTAACACCGGTGATATCGTCTATGTCAAGCGCAAGGGCTACCGCCATTTTGGCATCTATACAGGCAATGAGCAGGTTATCCATTATCACAAGGAACACCATCCCCTGCTCAGCGACGGCATTATCACGGAAACCACACTGGCAGAGTTCATGTCAGACAGCGATACCTTATATGTATTGAACGGCATTGGCCCGACAGCAGACACTCACCTCTTTGACTGGATTATCCAACGGGTATTTGACGGCGAAATCACCTCATTTTCGCCCCAGGAAACCATCGATAGGGCCCGCAGCAAGCTTGGCGAACAGGGATACAGCCTGCTGCTCAACAACTGCGAGCACTTCGCCTTCTGGTGCAAAACCGGCGTGGCAAAATCCTCTCAGGTAGACGATATTCTGGCCTGCTTCCTGCTGCTCGTCCCACCCCCGGCTGACAAGTCAATTTCTGACCAGTCAGCTTTTGACAAGTCAAAAACGATATAAAAAAATTAGAGCCTGACAAGTCAAATAAAACTTGCCAGGCTCTAATTTTAGCCAATATCTTCAAAGATACGCACAGCAGGTACCTGTTTCATTTTTATCTGCGCCTCTAGAACCGTGCCGTCTGCCGCCCGGGGCAGGGGCTTGCTTTCGTCCGGCACATCCTTTAGATGAGGGCGCTTGCGGTAGCAGCTGTCCAGCTTGCCATCCACGTATTCCCGCACGAGAATACTGCCATCGGGCAGTATGTGACGAATGGTTTCGGTAAAATGCTGCTGCTCTTTGAGCTGCTTTATTTCCTGTTGGCGGGCATTCATTTCTTCGAGCGTTTCCGTGAGGCTTTCCACCCGCTCCTGAACCATCCCGGAAAACAGTTTCTTGAAAGCATCGGAGCCTTCTGCTCTTGCCCGCTCTATATTGGTCATGCCTGCAGAGATTTCCATGCTATCTGCCACTTTCATAAAGACACCTCCCTGCTGAATATATCGTAAGCAGGGAGGTGTTTCTTAAATTTATTTGGGCAGCGCCTGCCTTGAAGATTACTTTTTCCCGCGCTATAATGAAAACATCAGAAAACAGGAGGTTTTACCTATGAACGCCGATTGTGCCAACTGCAAGACGCATGCCTGCTATACCAAGGGCGTAAATTGTACCGGGTTTGACAAGGAAACCATTCTTGCTGCCTACAATGAGGAGGAACGGCAGATTATGAAGGCCGCCGCTTATGTGGAGGGCACCTTCTACAGCAATATCACCCGCCTGCAGGAAACGGCAGAATTTGCCAAAGCCATGGGCTATAAAAAACTGGGCATGGCCTTCTGCATCGGACTGAACGCGGAAGCAAAGTATATCGCCCGCTACTATCAGCAGCAGGGTTTTGAATTTTACAGTGTCTGCTGCAAGAACTGCAGCTTCAACAAGAAGGAACTCGGCCTCAAGCAGGTTAAGCCCGAGCTCGAACACGAAGCCATGTGCAATCCCAAGATGCAGGCTAAGATTCTAGCCGACAAGGGCACAGAACTCTTTATCTCCTGCGGTCTTTGCGTGGGCCACGATACCCTGTTCAATTCCGCCTGCCCCGGCCCTGTCACTACCTTGGTGGTAAAGGACAGGTTACTTGCCCATAACCCGCTGGGCGCCATCTACTCCCGCTACTGGAAGCGGAAGCTGGGCATCATGGACGAGGGCGAAGTATAAATGCCAAAAGAGACTATCGCCAGATAAAATTCTGCGCGACAGTCTCTTTTTTGATGAATTCAGAACATCACCCCAGCCAAGAACCACATTCTTTGGCGGCTCTTAGCGTCTGCGCTCATCAGTTCATCAGAACCGATACGCCTTGCATAGTCAAACCTTGCGAACCAGTTATTGGGCTTTATATAGGTAACGCCTATGCCCCAGCCTTTAAGAGTCATATTTCCATCCGTTCCGTTTTTGCTGATATTGACATGGCCTGCGTCAAAATAGGTGGACAAAGTCAGCCCCTTGACCTTGGTGTGATAACGCAATTCCAGAGTGCCAAGAATGCCCTCATCACCGGAAGCTTCGCCCTGCGGGTAAGCCCGCACGCCCTTGGCACCGCCCAAATATATGTGTTCACTGCTGTCCAAGTTGCTGGCAGCTTTCTGCCCGGAGAGCTTCAGCATCACATCAAAATGCGGCTCAAAAGCATGGACACCGGTGACTTCAAAGGTCCCTTTCGTGAAGCGCCCCTCGGTGCCACCACCTGCAGCCTGCATTCTTGCTGTATCTGAGTCAGGCACCAGCGTCCCCGTGGTCATACCCACATTGTAGGTAAGGACGTTACCTGTAGAGCGCAGCAAGCCATCAAGCCCCAGATTAAAGGCGTGACTATGTTTTTCCCAAGAGATATTATAATTGGCTAGTTTGTCCGTAATATCACGATAGTTGTAACCATAAATCAAGTTGAGGACATTATTCGATGTGTTCAGGAGAGGTGTGCGTCCATAGAAGCTGTAAGTGTCAGCCGTGCCTTTTGCCCCCAAAGCACTAAATACACTTCCCAATTCGTAGTCCGCGTGAGAATATCCTATGCCCACTTTAGTGGCACTATGCCCCAAATGCATTTCGTAGCTTACGTTATAGTTACGCTGTTTCTGATTGGAGAGAAGATAGCCCAATGTGAATTTACCACCGGTACCCAAAGGGTTATTGTAGTCTCCCTGTATACCATAACGATAACGCCCAGCTGATTTACTGCCGTAGTTTTCGGCGTAAAGTATCACAGAAGTCTGTTTGCTGTCAGCTATCTTCACCGTAAGGTCGCTGGTGCCCTGCGCTTCGCCGGGACTTAGTATCCCCACCGTGTCTACGCCATTTAGGTCACGCAGATTGTAAAGGGCCGTTTCCAGACTGTTGGTTCTGATGATTTCTCCCTCGTGCAGTCCGGACATGATTCCTGCTGCTAATTTGGAATTAAGCCTGCTGCTGTTTTCCAGTTTTATCCTGCCATACCGTCCCGGTTCGATTTTCACCGTAAGTTTTCCGTCTACGGCGGTCTGATCGGGTATGTAGGCGGAGGCTGCGGGATAACCATGCGTCCGGGCGTATTCAGTGACGGAGTTTATAGCCGCATTCAGCTCTTTTTCGCCGATTTCCTTGTCAATATAATCCTTAAGGCGTTTGTCCAAGGCTTCGTCAGACAGCTTCATATCCTCGTGCTCTACGGTAATGCCAGTAAGGGTAAAACGCAGTTCCGTGGCTGTTTGTTCCGCCTTTGGCGTAGTATTTTCAATACCCTCAGCGGGTTTTACCTCCTGAGATTCAAAGCTTTCCCCCGGCGCTGGCACGGCGGGAGCTGCCCCTGCGGTGAAGGGAATCAGGCTGAATATGCTTGCCATAAGTGTTGCATTTGCTAAATATATCTTTTGCATGTGCTATATCTCTTCTTTCTCTCTATATCCAATAACCACTATGACATATTCTACCACCTTAAAACAAAATCCTGCCAGGCCATAAAATCCTTTAGACAAAACAAAGAGGAGACACGCCTAAAAAGACTGCCTCCTCAACTCAACCGGACATTCATTCTGCGGAAAGAGATACTTTGTTATGCTTTTTTTCTGCTCTGTTTTTTCTTTTTATTGTTCTGCTCTGCCTGCATCTTCTCCATTACTTTATAGGCTGCCATGGTACCCGGCAGATTCACCCCAGCCCCTTCCACGGAAAGCTGTTCTCTGCCGCCAGTGGCCCGCTGCTCATTGGCAATCACCGCCTCTGCACCATTTTTATTTTCCGCGCCCTGCTGAATAGCTCCCAGAATATCCTTTAACCTGAGATTGACTGATGCCAGCCACATTGCAACAGGGTCCCCCTTGGAGACAACAGGCTTGGGCGTAATCGTGAAAGCCGTAGCATTGGCAGCATCATTGCTGAACGTATAGTTCAAACCATACTCCCCACTAGTACTGCCATTAATTGAACCTGCGATACCATAGCTGCCCAC
The Selenomonas ruminantium AC2024 DNA segment above includes these coding regions:
- a CDS encoding serine dehydratase subunit alpha family protein, whose amino-acid sequence is MEKNCPTYRNYVEILRRELVPAMGCTEPIAIAYCAAKARAVLGCLPDKVTIAASGNIIKNVKSVIVPNTGGRKGIEAAAAIGIVAGDEEAGLEVIAHAKDEDKAKLADYMKQTELRVEFAESDHVLDIIVTASKGADTVEVQVVNEHTNIVKITRNDQVLLEKEIVNTVDTGKPDYECLTIENIYDFAMSCDLADVQEIIDRQIAYNTAIAEEGLKSDYGANIGKTLLKAYGNSVHIRARAKAAAGSDARMNGCELPVVINSGSGNQGMTVSLPVIEYAKELGADKEKLYRALVLANLVTLHEKEGIGRLSAYCGAVSAGAGAGAGIAWLCSGDYKSVIHTIVNALAITSGIVCDGAKASCAAKISAAVDAGILGFEMYRNGQQFYGGDGLVEKGVENTIRNISRLGRIGMKETDKEIISMMIGK
- a CDS encoding lecithin retinol acyltransferase family protein, coding for MITANTGDIVYVKRKGYRHFGIYTGNEQVIHYHKEHHPLLSDGIITETTLAEFMSDSDTLYVLNGIGPTADTHLFDWIIQRVFDGEITSFSPQETIDRARSKLGEQGYSLLLNNCEHFAFWCKTGVAKSSQVDDILACFLLLVPPPADKSISDQSAFDKSKTI
- a CDS encoding DUF1847 domain-containing protein, giving the protein MNADCANCKTHACYTKGVNCTGFDKETILAAYNEEERQIMKAAAYVEGTFYSNITRLQETAEFAKAMGYKKLGMAFCIGLNAEAKYIARYYQQQGFEFYSVCCKNCSFNKKELGLKQVKPELEHEAMCNPKMQAKILADKGTELFISCGLCVGHDTLFNSACPGPVTTLVVKDRLLAHNPLGAIYSRYWKRKLGIMDEGEV
- a CDS encoding ShlB/FhaC/HecB family hemolysin secretion/activation protein, with the protein product MQKIYLANATLMASIFSLIPFTAGAAPAVPAPGESFESQEVKPAEGIENTTPKAEQTATELRFTLTGITVEHEDMKLSDEALDKRLKDYIDKEIGEKELNAAINSVTEYARTHGYPAASAYIPDQTAVDGKLTVKIEPGRYGRIKLENSSRLNSKLAAGIMSGLHEGEIIRTNSLETALYNLRDLNGVDTVGILSPGEAQGTSDLTVKIADSKQTSVILYAENYGSKSAGRYRYGIQGDYNNPLGTGGKFTLGYLLSNQKQRNYNVSYEMHLGHSATKVGIGYSHADYELGSVFSALGAKGTADTYSFYGRTPLLNTSNNVLNLIYGYNYRDITDKLANYNISWEKHSHAFNLGLDGLLRSTGNVLTYNVGMTTGTLVPDSDTARMQAAGGGTEGRFTKGTFEVTGVHAFEPHFDVMLKLSGQKAASNLDSSEHIYLGGAKGVRAYPQGEASGDEGILGTLELRYHTKVKGLTLSTYFDAGHVNISKNGTDGNMTLKGWGIGVTYIKPNNWFARFDYARRIGSDELMSADAKSRQRMWFLAGVMF